TAATAAAGATACGAAGGGATATCATTTATTCACATCGTACGGTGCCGATCTCGGTTGGAAATATTCAATAGGATATATTAATTATGAGCAGATAGCAGGTGGAGGATCAACTGACGTTCGGTATGGTAAAGTTGAATACAATAAATTTATACCGTTTTTTGCTAATATCAGCCTGGCAACCCAGTTAAAGAAAGCTGAAGACACGATTCAGGATAATGTTTTCAGGCAGACACGTCAGCTGGCGGCTGCTACGCTGAGAGATTCTTTGACATTTGTTGACAATATATTTTATTCTCGTGAAGGTATTCAGCATGAAAAGTTCTATGATCCGCTTGATTACAAAGACAGTTATGTAAGTACGTCATTTTTCGAGACCAAACTTTTCAGAATACCAAATTTAACATTAAACTTCAAATTTAAATATGATTTGAATCACCAGAATAAAACATCGATTCAGGATAAGAATGATATAATTGATCGTACTCAGGTTATAAAGGCGGAATATAAATACTATTTGAAGGATCTTTTGCTTCAGCCCCAGGTTAAATTCCTGTCGCGTAAAACAACAAATTCAAGTAGATATGTTCTGCCCTATCATGAGGAGTATTTCTATCCGATTATCAGGGTGGAGTATCCTCTGACGATCAACACGACCTTAAAAGCTGGCGCTCAAGGATTCCCCGGGCTTAACAGCACTGTCAGGAATCTTGTGAATAATCAGCTTGATTATGATACGCGCGATTATCTTTTGATGGTTACCAACAAATCACTCTATAATGGGTATGATTTCAGTTTGAATTTCGGATATCAGCTCAGTTGGCAAAAACTAAAAGGCGAAATGCGTGCCCCATTCAGTACAACAAATAAAATTATTTTTATCAGGCTTGTTGTAGGTATGGAGCCTGTATCATGACCAAGCGAGATAAACCACTTCAAATTTTGTTCGAAAGGTTGTGATGAGGTAATGAATATTGGTTATGCGTTTTTAGTGGTAATGGTAGGTATGGCATATTTTGTCTCCGGTGTTCCGACACCGGATGAAATGATAGCTGATTTTGATGCCGCTCAGAAGTTTTATACATCAGGCGCATATGATCAGGCTATCGAAAAGTATGGCCAGATTAACGAAGTTGAAAGTCGCTTTCTTGATGAAGATAAGGTAATCGTCGAGTATGGCACGATGAGAATACCTATCAAAGATGCTACCCTGTATCAATCGGGAAATTCGTATTATAAAATGATTGAGCAGGAAAATCAGAAAGCCCGTGAAACAAAGGATGATGCTGAGAAAGAAAAAGCGAAGAAACTGTCTCTCGAATATGCGGTGAGTGCAACCGATTTTTTTGATAAAACTCAGGACCGCACGAAAAATATTGAGTTACAGTCTCTTGCGCAGAACCGTATCATTTCGACCTGGTATCTTATTCCTGATTATGACCGTGTTATTGAAGAAGGGAAAACTCTCATAGAAAGGTATCCTAAAAGTCCTGATGTACTGGATGCAATGTATAACATCGGATGGGCTTATTATGATAAAAAGCAGTATATGGAGAGTATTCAGACGTTTGAGGAGCTTATAGCTCAGTTCCCGACCGGTCCGAAATCTGACAGGGCAATGTATCAGATCGGTGAATCATTCTTTGATCAATCGAAATTTTCAGAGGCTATTCCGTTTTATCAGCGTCTTGTCGAGAAACAGCGTATTAATGAATTGACTGAACAGGAAATCCAGAAAATTCAGCGTGAAAAGCTCGCAGGCCTGACTGATGAAACGGCGCTTGACCTTGCGGCGAAAGCTCAGCTCAAGGTAGGCGCGTGTTTTGCGAATATCGGTGATTACGACGGTGCAGCTACGGCGTATAAACGTGTTGCCGTGTTGTTCCGGTTTGACCAGAACCTTATTTCTGAAGCATACAAGCGTCTTGCCGATATGTATATGGAAAAAGGTGATTTTGAAGCCTCGATTCAAGCATACCGTGACGCAATAGATGAGGTTCCGAACAAGATATTTTCAGCGAAAATGCAGGTTCTTATTTGTCAGAGATATTTCGAACACAATCATTTTGCTGAAGCTGTCAGAGAGTATAACAATTACATAAGCGCATACAGCGATGTTGCTTTTCGTGCAGGCTTCGATCTTGATGAGGCTTTCTATAATCTGGCACGTTCATATTATGAGCTTGGTAATGAAATGTTGAAAGCTAATGAACAGCAGGCCGGCCTCGACAATATCGAGCAGGCTATTACAACTCATGAGCGTGTTCTGAAAGAGTTTCCTGATACTACATTGAAGATGAGAGTATATTTCCATCTGGCCTTGGCGTATCAGCGGAATGGAAGCCAGGAATATCTCCCGAAGGCAATCGATAATTACAAGAAACTTCTTACCGAATTTCCGGATTCTCCATACAAGATTGCCTGTTATTTTCAGACAGCACGGGCGTATCAGGGTCTGAAGAAATACGATGAGGCGATTGCACAGTATCAGCAGATTATTAATGAATTCCCGGATGATCCCCAGGTTGAAAATTCCTGGTTTGAAATGGCTCTCGCTTTCAGGAGTCAGGGGAAGGATGTTGATGCTGTTCAACCTCTGCTTAAGGTCACCCGTAATAACAAGAGTCTCTTTACGAGTGCCCGTCTTCTGGTTGCTCAGACCTTGAGCAAGGAAAGCAAATGGCAGGAAGTGGTTGAT
The bacterium genome window above contains:
- a CDS encoding tetratricopeptide repeat protein, encoding MNIGYAFLVVMVGMAYFVSGVPTPDEMIADFDAAQKFYTSGAYDQAIEKYGQINEVESRFLDEDKVIVEYGTMRIPIKDATLYQSGNSYYKMIEQENQKARETKDDAEKEKAKKLSLEYAVSATDFFDKTQDRTKNIELQSLAQNRIISTWYLIPDYDRVIEEGKTLIERYPKSPDVLDAMYNIGWAYYDKKQYMESIQTFEELIAQFPTGPKSDRAMYQIGESFFDQSKFSEAIPFYQRLVEKQRINELTEQEIQKIQREKLAGLTDETALDLAAKAQLKVGACFANIGDYDGAATAYKRVAVLFRFDQNLISEAYKRLADMYMEKGDFEASIQAYRDAIDEVPNKIFSAKMQVLICQRYFEHNHFAEAVREYNNYISAYSDVAFRAGFDLDEAFYNLARSYYELGNEMLKANEQQAGLDNIEQAITTHERVLKEFPDTTLKMRVYFHLALAYQRNGSQEYLPKAIDNYKKLLTEFPDSPYKIACYFQTARAYQGLKKYDEAIAQYQQIINEFPDDPQVENSWFEMALAFRSQGKDVDAVQPLLKVTRNNKSLFTSARLLVAQTLSKESKWQEVVDIVTYAVEDTSMIESTYRLSQLYIMRGTANKSLGNFDQSIEDYTKAYDLNQPETQEMASVYRAGVYIEQNQFARAEKDLKELMNSSNEQIRRDAQIRLAIISVRQNKSAQAIETYLGLYNSTTDPIEKLGFLRNLVQLSAQAEDWNGIEKYAHMMLDSDIAEGKKPENADFFYKEEAYYFLATTAETREDYHKAIDYLLTGYQKFPSSYFSSDMLLKIGVIYLTKLNTEPDALDLAGEYFEKYIKAFPNTTNTEMAHYYLGFCYYNGRRFDMAYSTFKSFTQKYPNSEFTPEAYYYYSDSSYNLGNLEDCIQGFDMVINRYPNHPRSVEALYTKAWALLDLGREEEAMKSLRLLIDKYPESQYAPSSLFSIADFYYNQQNYPEALSTYQQVLDKYPNSEVAVKVPETIKDLKETIAYIEYEKGWNLFTQARELNDMNLYRQAAEIFNNVVTQYPYTESEIGAYSNMGICYEAIGEWQKAADAYDQVMKRYEEGAAVGQEAYTFARMHKDYIVANRF